One Candidatus Neomarinimicrobiota bacterium genomic window, TGTGAATGGCTATTAGGAAGCCGTGAGTAAATGATGACAAAAACCAGACAAATATCAGTATTGGGGTCTACAGGCAGTATCGGTGTAAATGCCTTAAACGTTGTAGGTAGCTTTCCGGACACCTTTAAAATAAAATATCTCTCTGCTCATTCACAGGCTGAGTTGCTCATCGAACAGGCCAAGGCGTTTTCACCCCAAAGTGTGGTTATCGGCGATGAGAGTCACTATTTAAAAGTTAAGCAGGCGCTTCCAGGGATCGAGGTCCTCAAGGGCCGACAGGGGCTTTTGGAAATGGCATCCCGGGATGATGTGGATACCATGCTGAATGCTATCGTTGGCAGTGCCGGGATGGAGCCAACCATCCGCAGTATTCAAGCAGGAGTTGATGTAGCTCTTTCCAATAAGGAAAGCTTGGTCATGGCTGGTGACCTCATCAACAAGTTGCTGGTGGGAAATGGAGTGGAACTTTTTCCGGTAGATAGCGAGCATAGCGCGATCTGGCAATGTCTGGTTGGAGAAGCCCCGGAAGATATCAAACGTCTGGTGATCACTGGCTCTGGTGGACCTTTTAGAACCACACCGGGCACGGCTTTCAAGGATATCACAGTTAAGCAGGCTTTAAAACACCCCAATTGGGCCATGGGTCGGAAGATCACCATCGACTCAGCTACCATGATGAATAAAGGTCTGGAGGTGATCGAAGCGTATTGGCTTTTTAAGCTGCCAGTTGAAAAGATCGACATCGTGATCCATCCTCAGAGTATTATTCATTCCATGGTGGAATTTGTAGATGGGTCAGTGAAAGCCCAGATGGGCTTACCGGATATGAAGATTCCGATCCAATATGCCTTGAGTTATCCCCGCCACTTTCCCCAGGCCTGGGAACAGTTGGATCTGGCCAAAATTGGGACCCTGACCTTTGAAGAACCGGACTATGAGAGGTTCAAGTGCCTTCAATTGGCTGTTGATGCTTTGCAGTCTGGTGGCAGTTTACCTGTAGTGCTAAATGTGGCAAATGAGGAAGCTGTGTATAGATTTTTGGAGGGTGATATACCTTTCACAGAAATTCCTGAGCTGATAATAAAAGCAATGGATGCCCACGATTATCTTGAACACCCCGGGTTGGATGATATCTTAGCCCTGGAAAAATGGACGCAAGTTTTTATACAAAGGAGTTAAAAGAAGCTAAATGGGTTTCTTCTCAATAGATACATTATTTACTATCGTTGCAGCGATACTGACTTTAGGTGTGTTAATCCTGATCCATGAATTGGGTCATTTTATGGTTGCCCGCATGGTTGGTATCCGAGTTGAACGATTTTCAATTGGTATGCCCCCTCGTTTTATCAGCATTCAAAACAAAGTTGATGGTCTCTGGACCAAAGTATTCATTCCCTGGTTTTTGCAAGGTCTGATGAATGCGGTCACAGTTGAATTCAGAACTCCAAGAAAGCATCCCAAAGCCAGTGATACTGAATATTCACTTAGCTGGACCCCTTTTGGGGGCTATGTGAAAATGTCCGGTATGATCGATGAATCCATGGATGGTGAGATTTCCGGCAAACCCTGGGAGTTTACCAGCAAAAAACGCTGGCAGCAGCTGTTAACCATCTCTGGAGGTGTGATCATGAATGCAATTCTGGCATTTGTGATTTTTACGGGAATTGTCTATACCACTGGTATGGATGAACCAATCCCGGGGACCTCTGTCGGTTCACTGGTAAGTACCGAAGAGAGACCCGTGTTTCCTGCAGAATCAGCTGGAATACAAGAGCATGACCAGATCGTCTCCATCAATGGTCAGCCTGTTTCCCAGTGGGAGGAACTAACCAGTATTGTTCAGAATCTTCCCGGTGAGCTGATCGCCATTGAGTGGCTCAGAGGTAGTCAAAGATTAACTGACTCTGTTTTGGTCGTTAAAGAGAGCGTTCCCACTGCTGAAGGAACTCTTGATATCGGAATGATAGGCATTGGCCGGGTCTTGGAACACAAGGATATTGGCTTTTTTGAATCAATAAAATTTGGTGGCAGAAGTACCTATATGTTCGGAACACTGATGGCCCGGGGATTTTGGGAAATGGTCACTGGTAAAACTGATATGGATCAGGTCGGTGGTCCGGTAATGATCGCCAAGATGGCCGGTGAGATGGCTCGTCGCGGTTGGATCGATATCTTTTATTTTATGGCCATCATTAGTGTGAATCTGGCCTTTATTAATATTTTGCCAATTCCCGGATTGGATGGTGGTCATTTTCTGATTATCACTATCGAAGGGATCATTCGCAGACCCCTCCCTGTTAATGTAAAATTAGCTATTCAGCAGATAGGCATGTTGTTTTTGTTGGGATTGGTCCTATTTATTACCATTCAGGATATTGCGCGTCTATAGCCAACCAAGGCATTGATAATGGTTACTCCTAAGCGTAAGCCGGTGAGATCAGTCGTTTATCTCAGATTTTCGATCGAATTTATATTTTTGGCATTATTCAATGTCATACTCTTTATCCTGCCCTGGTCAATTACCTGGCGTCTCGGGCGAGGAATGGGTTGGTTGGGTTATAAGTTATTTACCAAACGGAAATCCACGGTTGAGCGTAATATTCGACGGGCATTTCCTGGTTATTCAAGCCCAGAAACAGAATCATTGATCAAAGCGTGTTACCTGCATTGGGGAGAAGGCTTTATTTCGACGCTTAAGCTGTGGATGGTCAGCAAAAGGAAATCTCGATCCATTGTTGATGCTCCCGGTTTTGATGAATATGTCCTGGAAGCCCAAAAAGCCAATGAGCCAATCCTCTATTTTACCGGACATTTCGGGTCGTGGGAGATGG contains:
- the rseP gene encoding RIP metalloprotease RseP; translated protein: MGFFSIDTLFTIVAAILTLGVLILIHELGHFMVARMVGIRVERFSIGMPPRFISIQNKVDGLWTKVFIPWFLQGLMNAVTVEFRTPRKHPKASDTEYSLSWTPFGGYVKMSGMIDESMDGEISGKPWEFTSKKRWQQLLTISGGVIMNAILAFVIFTGIVYTTGMDEPIPGTSVGSLVSTEERPVFPAESAGIQEHDQIVSINGQPVSQWEELTSIVQNLPGELIAIEWLRGSQRLTDSVLVVKESVPTAEGTLDIGMIGIGRVLEHKDIGFFESIKFGGRSTYMFGTLMARGFWEMVTGKTDMDQVGGPVMIAKMAGEMARRGWIDIFYFMAIISVNLAFINILPIPGLDGGHFLIITIEGIIRRPLPVNVKLAIQQIGMLFLLGLVLFITIQDIARL
- a CDS encoding 1-deoxy-D-xylulose-5-phosphate reductoisomerase; its protein translation is MMTKTRQISVLGSTGSIGVNALNVVGSFPDTFKIKYLSAHSQAELLIEQAKAFSPQSVVIGDESHYLKVKQALPGIEVLKGRQGLLEMASRDDVDTMLNAIVGSAGMEPTIRSIQAGVDVALSNKESLVMAGDLINKLLVGNGVELFPVDSEHSAIWQCLVGEAPEDIKRLVITGSGGPFRTTPGTAFKDITVKQALKHPNWAMGRKITIDSATMMNKGLEVIEAYWLFKLPVEKIDIVIHPQSIIHSMVEFVDGSVKAQMGLPDMKIPIQYALSYPRHFPQAWEQLDLAKIGTLTFEEPDYERFKCLQLAVDALQSGGSLPVVLNVANEEAVYRFLEGDIPFTEIPELIIKAMDAHDYLEHPGLDDILALEKWTQVFIQRS